A genomic region of Scylla paramamosain isolate STU-SP2022 unplaced genomic scaffold, ASM3559412v1 Contig46, whole genome shotgun sequence contains the following coding sequences:
- the LOC135098123 gene encoding transmembrane protein 135-like isoform X1: protein MGSFSKILPYSCYELGHCWKHSCSSASFEICIIGFIESIKIYGVVYLLTGLVNARKISMKYGKKALEELLNISLFPDSQCFWVHWLLLCCQVITGIKCSISMAHQTLPLTLVVLTCLVNTCPPVFLPLIALQVTSECG from the exons ATGGGGAGCTTCAGCAAGATCCTGCCATACTCCTGCTATGAGCTCGGCCACTGCTGGAAACACTCGTGCTCCTCAGCCTCCTTTGAAATCTGTATCATTGGGTTCATTGAAAGCATCAAAATCTATGGTGTGGTGTACTTG CTAACCGGTCTTGTGAATGCTCGGAAAATAAGTATGAAGTATGGAAAAAAAGCTCTTGAAGAACTACTTAACATCAGTTTGTTTCCTGACAGTCAATGCTTTTGGGTACATTGGCTCCTACTGTGTTGTCAG GTCATCACAGGAATCAAATGCAGCATCAGTATGGCTCACCAAACACTTCCCCTCACACTGGTGGTGTTGACCTGCCTTGTGAACACCTGCCCTCCTGTGTTCCTGCCCTTAATAGCCCTCCAGGTGACATCAG aatgtgGATGA